One Spinacia oleracea cultivar Varoflay chromosome 4, BTI_SOV_V1, whole genome shotgun sequence DNA segment encodes these proteins:
- the LOC110788449 gene encoding probable transcription factor At3g04930 isoform X1 produces the protein MASEEDQPIYNDDDFDDDDDDSEPLNGGVPDDDVAVDSDSSSGEDSTIAGDSTAVTVAIPSSSTAISVAVPPPAPNSSSAVTIALPDPKRHRIDPLSSSSPIVNPEKKPIDDSRRLFQRLWTDEDEIELLQGFLDYTSGRGTTSSGHHHDTAAFYDQIKSKLQLEFNKNQLVEKLRRLKKKYRNVISKISSGKEFTFKSPHDQATFEISRKIWSNISPSFRGVAEFDDDDQNPNPNLTPGSNFASATPPRPPNSSFVVSHINLNNSATGMASTPMLLDQKAGSSGSYNHNNNNSNNNNAVGYDIMMSNLNSPAAKLSSRKRPRVGKVDEKFGRNVNLGGMVGGEGGNVIDNSNINNNNSNITSSSNINLGSTMQGLIEEAVRSCLSPMVKDLVSNTVNGTVFGGSVGGIKGVGALALNAVPLNFSGVSSAGSSGGDVMDEKWRNQQILELEVYSKRLELVQDQIKLSLEELRSMGS, from the coding sequence ATGGCTTCCGAAGAGGACCAGCCTATCTACAACGACGATGATTTCGACGACGATGATGATGACAGTGAACCTCTCAATGGTGGTGTTCCTGACGACGATGTTGCCGTTGATTCCGATTCTTCTTCCGGCGAAGATTCCACCATTGCCGGAGATTCCACCGCTGTTACTGTTGCTATTCCTTCCTCCTCCACTGCTATCTCCGTTGCTGTTCCGCCACCAGCGCCGAACTCTTCGAGTGCTGTGACAATCGCACTGCCGGATCCGAAACGACACCGGATTGACCCGCTGTCTTCTTCTTCTCCCATCGTGAATCCCGAGAAGAAGCCGATCGATGATTCTAGGAGGCTTTTTCAACGTCTTTGGACCGATGAGGACGAGATCGAGCTTCTACAGGGTTTTTTGGATTATACTTCGGGCCGTGGTACGACGTCGTCCGGTCACCACCATGATACGGCGGCGTTTTACGACCAGATCAAGTCAAAGCTTCAATTGGAGTTTAACAAGAATCAGCTGGTTGAGAAATTGAGGAGGTTGAAGAAGAAGTATCGGAATGTTATCAGTAAGATTAGCTCCGGTAAAGAATTCACTTTTAAGAGTCCTCATGATCAGGCTACTTTCGAGATTTCTAGGAAGATTTGGAGCAATATTTCTCCGAGTTTTCGAGGCGTGGCTGAATTTGATGATGACgatcaaaaccctaaccctaaccttACCCCTGGCTCCAATTTCGCTTCCGCGACTCCGCCTCGGCCGCCAAACAGCAGCTTTGTTGTCAGCCATATCAACCTCAACAACAGTGCCACTGGCATGGCTTCAACACCGATGCTTCTCGATCAAAAGGCAGGTAGCAGTGGTAGTTATAaccacaataataataatagtaataataataatgctgTTGGTTATGATATTATGATGTCGAATTTGAATAGTCCTGCTGCGAAATTGTCTTCAAGGAAGAGGCCTAGGGTGGGCAAAGTTGATGAAAAGTTTGGGAGGAATGTGAATTTGGGGGGAATGGTTGGTGGTGAGGGTGGTAATGTTATTGATAATAGTAATATTAAcaacaataatagtaatattacTAGTAGTAGTAATATCAATCTTGGTTCAACAATGCAGGGGTTGATAGAAGAGGCTGTGAGGAGTTGTTTATCGCCGATGGTTAAGGATTTGGTGAGTAATACGGTGAATGGGACGGTGTTTGGAGGCAGTGTTGGTGGTATTAAGGGAGTTGGGGCGTTGGCATTGAACGCTGTTCCCTTGAATTTTTCTGGGGTGAGTTCGGCGGGGAGTAGTGGTGGGGATGTAATGGATGAGAAGTGGAGAAACCAGCAGATATTGGAGCTTGAGGTGTATTCAAAGCGTTTGGAGTTGGTTCAAGATCAAATTAAGTTGTCTTTGGAGGAGCTGAGATCAATGGGgagctaa
- the LOC110788449 gene encoding probable transcription factor At3g04930 isoform X2: MASEEDQPIYNDDDFDDDDDDSEPLNGGVPDDDVAVDSDSSSGEDSTIAGDSTAVTVAIPSSSTAISVAVPPPAPNSSSAVTIALPDPKRHRIDPLSSSSPIVNPEKKPIDDSRRLFQRLWTDEDEIELLQGFLDYTSGRGTTSSGHHHDTAAFYDQIKSKLQLEFNKNQLVEKLRRLKKKYRNVISKISSGKEFTFKSPHDQATFEISRKIWSNISPSFRGVAEFDDDDQNPNPNLTPGSNFASATPPRPPNSSFVVSHINLNNSATGMASTPMLLDQKGLIEEAVRSCLSPMVKDLVSNTVNGTVFGGSVGGIKGVGALALNAVPLNFSGVSSAGSSGGDVMDEKWRNQQILELEVYSKRLELVQDQIKLSLEELRSMGS; encoded by the exons ATGGCTTCCGAAGAGGACCAGCCTATCTACAACGACGATGATTTCGACGACGATGATGATGACAGTGAACCTCTCAATGGTGGTGTTCCTGACGACGATGTTGCCGTTGATTCCGATTCTTCTTCCGGCGAAGATTCCACCATTGCCGGAGATTCCACCGCTGTTACTGTTGCTATTCCTTCCTCCTCCACTGCTATCTCCGTTGCTGTTCCGCCACCAGCGCCGAACTCTTCGAGTGCTGTGACAATCGCACTGCCGGATCCGAAACGACACCGGATTGACCCGCTGTCTTCTTCTTCTCCCATCGTGAATCCCGAGAAGAAGCCGATCGATGATTCTAGGAGGCTTTTTCAACGTCTTTGGACCGATGAGGACGAGATCGAGCTTCTACAGGGTTTTTTGGATTATACTTCGGGCCGTGGTACGACGTCGTCCGGTCACCACCATGATACGGCGGCGTTTTACGACCAGATCAAGTCAAAGCTTCAATTGGAGTTTAACAAGAATCAGCTGGTTGAGAAATTGAGGAGGTTGAAGAAGAAGTATCGGAATGTTATCAGTAAGATTAGCTCCGGTAAAGAATTCACTTTTAAGAGTCCTCATGATCAGGCTACTTTCGAGATTTCTAGGAAGATTTGGAGCAATATTTCTCCGAGTTTTCGAGGCGTGGCTGAATTTGATGATGACgatcaaaaccctaaccctaaccttACCCCTGGCTCCAATTTCGCTTCCGCGACTCCGCCTCGGCCGCCAAACAGCAGCTTTGTTGTCAGCCATATCAACCTCAACAACAGTGCCACTGGCATGGCTTCAACACCGATGCTTCTCGATCAAAAG GGGTTGATAGAAGAGGCTGTGAGGAGTTGTTTATCGCCGATGGTTAAGGATTTGGTGAGTAATACGGTGAATGGGACGGTGTTTGGAGGCAGTGTTGGTGGTATTAAGGGAGTTGGGGCGTTGGCATTGAACGCTGTTCCCTTGAATTTTTCTGGGGTGAGTTCGGCGGGGAGTAGTGGTGGGGATGTAATGGATGAGAAGTGGAGAAACCAGCAGATATTGGAGCTTGAGGTGTATTCAAAGCGTTTGGAGTTGGTTCAAGATCAAATTAAGTTGTCTTTGGAGGAGCTGAGATCAATGGGgagctaa